Proteins from a genomic interval of Nocardia sp. BMG51109:
- a CDS encoding nitroreductase/quinone reductase family protein, whose amino-acid sequence MRGRLNNVMVKTGPLARAATRFHVFLHARGRSSLIDRYFGAPLVTLTVRGRRTGRPRSVLLILTRRGDDILVTPSNAGSATTPAWFLNLMEARTATVDVAGQRWEVAARRVDGDERRECWSILVEAYPDLVVYQRLTNRTIPVVVLERVAAQCGS is encoded by the coding sequence ATGCGCGGCCGATTGAACAACGTGATGGTGAAGACAGGACCACTGGCGCGGGCGGCCACCCGTTTCCATGTGTTTCTGCATGCCAGAGGCAGGTCGAGCCTGATCGACCGGTATTTCGGAGCGCCATTGGTCACACTCACCGTGCGCGGACGCCGAACCGGGCGTCCTCGGTCGGTGCTGCTCATCCTCACCAGACGGGGAGACGACATCCTGGTCACGCCTTCCAACGCGGGAAGCGCGACTACGCCGGCCTGGTTCCTGAATCTGATGGAGGCGCGTACGGCGACGGTGGATGTGGCCGGACAGCGCTGGGAGGTGGCTGCTCGTCGAGTCGACGGTGACGAACGGCGGGAGTGCTGGTCGATCCTGGTCGAGGCGTACCCCGATCTCGTGGTGTACCAAAGGCTGACCAACCGCACAATTCCCGTGGTGGTATTGGAAAGGGTTGCAGCACAGTGCGGGTCGTAG
- a CDS encoding SDR family NAD(P)-dependent oxidoreductase: MTLKAVPAPLGGFSEGSAGIAPDDVIVVSGGGRGIGFALARALSRNFGCRVIVSGRSPAPDPADPLIRMSDDDFQARRDELLVAGARQGRFAAARAELEQSRRDRELAEALSTVRRDGLAIEYIRCDITEPEQVRELIAAAGERLVGVVHNAGIDEPTRLPKKAPERMRRTIAIKVVGLLNLLDAVSDLPLRFFHNVGSLTGRMGAMVGQLEYGAANEALSRIGLWASASTAQLGRSRAVPVTTMCWPTWERLGIISNYEAALRYASAVSVEEGLFHWLAEIREGGRGERTFIGEFGSALQPLLLRGYPLSTGIAAVEAIAGQVLFLGEPLRWRPGETFEAAFDVWPSVLACCNDFRIDGWPALPVSMALTYSRSIAEWTLPEGRHRTLATIENVLVDLSALRVDEGRGVLRLRADSRGSWDGHGQWQVRVRVTRADGTSDRRVVESVLTFRESSSDDGDAPVLRLARPGRIVEQAPVPGRLHWAGEAFQLGQWRFDTGGGAWFAEVAPDTMSDLIRTSPVPNGELPHNQLESILAAAYSQHLTGGSGPHPEHLSIDCVELAGRGSATTVTVDSDPPYRTWTGRDSHGEVCLRVRGVRFDRVQGR, translated from the coding sequence ATGACGCTCAAGGCGGTTCCGGCGCCGCTCGGCGGCTTCTCCGAGGGCTCAGCCGGTATCGCTCCCGACGACGTGATCGTCGTCTCCGGAGGTGGTCGCGGTATCGGATTTGCGCTGGCGAGGGCCCTGAGTCGGAACTTCGGTTGCCGGGTGATCGTCAGTGGCAGGAGCCCCGCGCCCGATCCTGCCGATCCGTTGATCCGGATGTCGGACGACGATTTCCAGGCGCGCCGCGACGAGTTGCTCGTTGCCGGAGCGCGGCAGGGCCGGTTCGCTGCTGCCCGTGCGGAGCTGGAGCAGTCCAGACGCGATCGGGAACTGGCCGAAGCTCTTTCGACAGTGCGGCGGGACGGGCTCGCCATCGAATATATCCGTTGCGACATAACAGAACCCGAACAAGTTCGTGAATTGATCGCGGCCGCCGGCGAGCGGTTGGTCGGCGTCGTACACAATGCGGGGATCGACGAGCCGACCCGGCTTCCCAAGAAGGCGCCCGAGCGGATGCGGCGAACGATCGCCATCAAGGTCGTGGGTTTGCTCAATCTGCTCGATGCGGTGTCGGATCTGCCACTCCGTTTCTTCCACAATGTGGGATCGTTGACCGGGCGGATGGGCGCGATGGTCGGCCAGCTCGAATATGGCGCGGCCAACGAGGCGTTGAGCAGGATCGGACTGTGGGCATCGGCCTCGACGGCGCAACTCGGCCGGTCGCGCGCAGTGCCCGTCACCACGATGTGCTGGCCGACCTGGGAGCGGCTCGGCATCATCAGCAACTATGAGGCCGCACTCCGGTATGCCTCGGCCGTCAGCGTCGAGGAGGGTCTGTTCCACTGGCTGGCAGAGATTCGTGAGGGAGGTCGTGGCGAGCGGACATTCATCGGTGAGTTCGGCTCGGCCCTACAGCCCTTGCTTCTGCGTGGATATCCGCTCAGCACCGGCATAGCGGCTGTCGAGGCGATCGCCGGCCAAGTGCTGTTCCTAGGGGAACCGCTGCGCTGGCGCCCGGGCGAGACCTTCGAGGCGGCCTTCGATGTATGGCCCTCGGTGCTGGCTTGCTGCAACGACTTTCGGATCGACGGATGGCCGGCACTCCCCGTCAGCATGGCCCTGACCTACAGTCGCTCGATTGCGGAATGGACTCTGCCGGAAGGGCGTCACCGGACCCTGGCGACAATCGAGAATGTCCTCGTCGACCTCTCCGCATTGCGCGTCGACGAGGGACGTGGCGTACTGCGGTTGCGGGCGGACAGCCGGGGTAGCTGGGACGGTCACGGGCAATGGCAGGTGCGTGTGCGGGTTACCCGGGCCGATGGAACCTCCGACCGCCGGGTAGTGGAATCGGTGCTGACGTTTCGGGAGTCGTCATCCGATGATGGTGACGCCCCGGTGCTTCGGCTGGCACGCCCGGGCAGGATTGTCGAGCAGGCGCCGGTTCCGGGCCGCCTACATTGGGCGGGCGAGGCATTTCAGCTCGGGCAGTGGCGATTCGACACCGGCGGTGGCGCTTGGTTCGCGGAGGTGGCCCCCGACACCATGAGCGACCTCATCAGGACTTCGCCGGTGCCGAACGGGGAACTGCCGCACAACCAGCTGGAAAGCATTCTGGCCGCCGCGTATTCGCAGCATCTGACCGGAGGTTCGGGGCCGCATCCCGAGCATCTATCGATTGATTGTGTAGAGCTTGCAGGCCGAGGTTCGGCAACGACGGTCACGGTGGATTCGGATCCGCCGTATCGGACCTGGACAGGCCGTGACAGCCACGGCGAGGTGTGTCTGCGGGTTCGTGGTGTGCGGTTCGACCGAGTACAAGGCAGGTAG
- a CDS encoding cytochrome P450: MAVGTELSSRRSPGGSRIPPGPKGFVSILRNGRSLQQNAPDLFNDMRREYGDIARLPLGLFTAYLSFHPDLVQHVLQDNNHNYIRGFGYECFKIFMGRGLLTLDGDEWKSHRKIVNPLFHRSAVDLMSETMVRWTSLTLDSWDTGTGREHVRDVVPAMMRITLGALGEIMFDTDLDADHGRVTEAMSTAIQAIVFRGTIPQLLPDWLPFPSNRRIERDRRTMYDIVGRIIESHRNGRHTDRADLVSLLLDSVDADTGRPLTDTAVRDEIMTIFMAGHETTGTGLAWALYELAANPEAQQRLHAEVEQVLAGRAPDLADLADLPYLKMVTDETLRLHPPIWAYPRDAVADDELGGWHLPAGSTVFLVPYATHRNPEYWPDPLSFEPERFSPTGEAQRPKYAYFPFGGGQRKCIGNTMALLQTQLSLALIVQRFELGLNSSEPVELGTTVSLRPVAGIPLRIRGRRR; this comes from the coding sequence ATGGCTGTCGGCACCGAATTGTCGAGTCGGAGATCCCCTGGCGGATCACGGATTCCGCCCGGGCCGAAGGGCTTTGTATCCATATTGCGAAACGGCCGTTCGTTGCAGCAGAACGCGCCGGATCTATTCAACGATATGCGGCGTGAGTACGGGGACATTGCCAGGCTGCCGCTGGGGTTGTTCACCGCATACCTGTCGTTTCACCCGGACCTGGTCCAGCATGTCCTGCAAGATAACAACCACAACTATATCCGCGGATTCGGCTACGAGTGCTTCAAGATCTTCATGGGGCGTGGGTTGCTGACGCTGGATGGTGATGAGTGGAAAAGTCACCGTAAGATCGTCAATCCGCTGTTTCACAGGTCGGCGGTGGACCTGATGTCCGAGACCATGGTCCGCTGGACTTCGCTGACCCTCGATAGCTGGGATACCGGCACCGGGCGAGAGCATGTTCGCGATGTGGTACCGGCCATGATGCGAATTACGCTGGGGGCACTGGGCGAGATCATGTTCGACACCGACCTCGATGCCGACCACGGCCGGGTAACCGAGGCCATGTCGACGGCGATCCAGGCCATCGTGTTCCGCGGTACCATCCCCCAGCTGCTGCCGGATTGGCTGCCGTTCCCGTCGAACCGGCGGATCGAGCGCGACCGGCGCACCATGTACGACATTGTCGGCCGGATCATCGAGTCGCATCGAAACGGCCGGCACACCGATCGCGCGGACCTGGTCTCCCTGCTGCTCGATTCCGTCGATGCGGACACCGGCCGTCCGCTGACCGATACGGCTGTCCGGGACGAGATCATGACGATCTTCATGGCCGGGCACGAGACCACGGGAACGGGGCTGGCCTGGGCACTGTACGAGCTGGCGGCGAACCCGGAAGCGCAACAGCGTCTGCATGCCGAGGTGGAGCAGGTACTCGCCGGGCGCGCCCCCGACCTCGCCGACCTGGCCGATCTGCCCTATCTCAAGATGGTGACCGACGAGACGCTGCGACTGCATCCGCCGATCTGGGCCTATCCCCGGGACGCGGTGGCTGATGACGAACTCGGGGGCTGGCATCTGCCCGCAGGATCTACGGTCTTTCTCGTTCCCTATGCGACGCATCGGAATCCGGAGTATTGGCCCGACCCGTTGTCCTTCGAACCTGAAAGATTCAGCCCGACCGGCGAGGCGCAGCGCCCGAAGTACGCCTACTTCCCCTTCGGCGGCGGGCAGCGCAAGTGCATCGGAAACACGATGGCACTGTTGCAAACCCAGTTGTCCTTGGCGCTGATCGTGCAGCGCTTCGAACTCGGCCTGAACTCGTCGGAGCCGGTCGAGCTGGGAACCACGGTGTCACTGCGACCGGTAGCCGGTATTCCGCTACGAATCCGAGGCAGGCGCCGGTGA
- a CDS encoding SDR family oxidoreductase, producing the protein MTAHGELAGKIALVTGGARNVGKIIALRLAAEGATVIINHLRSPEEARRTREEIEARGGRAHVIRASVAVSEQRDRMFAEIAEEFGGLDILVNNAADGRLVATSDVTEDMLDRAVGTNLKGGYGCARRAAELMKGRPGAAIVNVSTLGGGNLVMANYFACGPAKAAVEAMTRYLAVEYAPAGIRVNTAAAGMLVSPVADKFPDAERMQQAIIDATPMRRLGRPEELADVVSFLASDRASWITGQMILADGGLSTGYALLSPPPGIVEPLAEPIEYAAPADVPVPTDVPAAIEATAADAAAAAGDPAFDADADAIAVVGMGIVVPGANNPDEYWDELLNGAARFTPVPEDRWTAANFYSADSHAEDKTYSRSSAFVTDFVPDAALAAELRGTGQTEGDLESTTLWLRHSIMQALATVSRRPADRFGCFVGYTADGSQHLEEAMVHAGFMSRLESVVARSELDGEARARLSAAVDEILCRKYPRSGPDPLRFFPHRVGLGAIDGVLPPGSDLMMVDTACSSSLYAIDLGVKRLLDGDHDIVVCGGAFAVGPRGSVLFAKLSGLSEQGQVRSLDRDSDGVLFSDGAATVVLKTLRRAREDGDRVLGMIKAFGSSSDGKGKAIYAPSAVGQKLAIRRALVRANEPGLRPDWVVAHATGTPAGDLAEFTTLRETLAGDRPVLVTSNKSVIGHTGWAAGTASLIHVLLAMRHGAIPPQHNYAESPKAFGIDSTNLEIPTEITEWPVHADGTPRIAAVSGFGFGGTNAHLVVEEPSDVAAVRVVAREESAPRTQPERIAVVATASLFPGMCELSAWQGAHARGEADLSFGTTYPLPPLHEVRMPPPSARGIDRCQLMVIQCAASIRRQLGTFWEENTEETGVILGHFGATHNATRYAARCYLDDLGSAFTEDALSNDDGVLRGLVDEIAAEVRAAVPVSSEVTFPGMMPNVIPARVANYFGLNGLNMTVDTGFTSVLSAVSVAEKYLRHGDIKVALVGGTNGNSTPEIRRLIGEALPAGTSLAEATLLMGLTTESVAVAAGLPILGFLDADESAPAAAGSQMICGAEHPGRTACFLGAEGAVGILEALEHVERSGSTVVVCRGEDGVSDLALRVCGPAPVEPADKVRPYTWRLVPEPGAETTAGVPFWPAAPTIVITDIPARLADIELPGSTVVLSTTEPPDGSGFVFIPEVTATAVADALTLVDAECRVRHVRLITSAAVDLDQHPGAERIGSSRTLHDLLFLLVQHRADTMRGDDSSHIGLLLDAMTAGTPHPLVGLFTGFFKVLHLERPDSMVFALVTDDGDCARACEVAARESTLNRVLPVTYYQGVERFVAELAVPPVMEAGDSRGSLQDGSVVVAVGGGRGITAELLVALARETKVVCYVLGSTEMDGSASSYLDMSAADFAAGRADFIRRNLNPGAGRTVGDVNREYDRIGSARVTASNLARIGEHGAKVRYLRCDITDEVQVKSVMDQVISESGQIDLLINAAGLNQSAPIHAKKFADFRRIRDVKLQGYLHLKRALAGRTPRMWCNFGSLLGITGQVGEADYASANDFLGTAAGFQDRVVGADEFTMGWTLWGEVGLGADELTRAYFDKTGYYSNMSTSEGIRHFLHAVGLPAREPYVGYLGDAECATVESLLPGLVRSAGAPFFLDRCVEKGVADGLPWAIFEREFSQSRDPYLKHHCVNGVPTLPGAFYAEIASEAAAAVLPELRVHALEDLAFHHFLKLPHADRRQLKRVTATVVEWSPAQGHAVVHVTVTGDVTAPNGTVLVQDRPHATAKVHLAAQLPPAPDWNEWYQAEELSVIDPYHHPAAPISLTHEFVSTRDPRIHPLGKRSTYRAGVPASDGVYSRFGVPVVLLDGLLRTGVLTEGDDGRLPIAAVLRIGRVDLFERTNDALLGAESGTVDLYAMLPNPSADGHTAGTDNRFVAARRGGPILLQLSDIDWSLAGYLDIASGAVIPPPVGTAASSAARLNNNGVTAALPRRGGQ; encoded by the coding sequence ATGACAGCTCATGGCGAACTTGCCGGAAAGATTGCTCTGGTCACGGGTGGTGCCCGGAACGTGGGCAAGATCATCGCCCTGCGGTTGGCAGCCGAAGGCGCGACCGTCATCATCAATCATTTGCGATCCCCGGAAGAGGCGCGGCGGACGAGGGAGGAAATCGAAGCCCGCGGCGGTCGCGCCCACGTGATTCGAGCGTCCGTCGCTGTGTCGGAGCAACGGGACCGTATGTTCGCTGAGATCGCCGAAGAATTCGGTGGGCTGGATATTCTGGTGAATAATGCCGCCGACGGCCGATTGGTCGCTACCTCGGATGTCACCGAGGACATGCTCGACAGGGCCGTCGGAACCAATCTCAAGGGCGGATACGGCTGTGCGCGCCGCGCAGCGGAGCTCATGAAGGGCCGACCGGGCGCGGCAATCGTCAATGTCTCGACATTGGGCGGCGGAAATCTGGTGATGGCCAACTACTTCGCGTGTGGTCCCGCCAAGGCTGCGGTGGAGGCGATGACCCGGTACCTGGCGGTCGAGTATGCGCCTGCGGGGATCCGAGTGAACACCGCGGCCGCCGGCATGCTGGTGAGCCCGGTGGCCGACAAGTTCCCCGATGCCGAACGAATGCAGCAGGCGATCATCGACGCCACTCCGATGCGTCGACTCGGCCGACCCGAGGAACTGGCCGATGTGGTCAGCTTTCTCGCCTCCGACAGGGCCAGTTGGATCACCGGGCAGATGATTCTGGCGGACGGGGGACTGTCCACCGGATACGCCCTGTTGTCGCCGCCACCGGGAATCGTCGAGCCACTTGCTGAGCCGATCGAATATGCCGCACCCGCCGACGTTCCCGTCCCCACTGATGTCCCTGCCGCCATCGAGGCCACTGCCGCCGATGCTGCTGCTGCCGCCGGCGACCCTGCCTTTGATGCTGATGCCGACGCGATCGCGGTCGTGGGCATGGGGATTGTCGTCCCGGGCGCCAATAATCCGGACGAGTACTGGGACGAGCTGTTGAACGGCGCGGCGCGGTTCACTCCGGTACCGGAGGATCGCTGGACCGCCGCCAACTTCTACTCGGCTGACAGCCACGCGGAAGACAAGACCTACTCGCGCAGTTCGGCTTTCGTGACCGATTTTGTTCCTGATGCCGCGTTGGCGGCGGAATTGCGCGGGACCGGGCAGACGGAAGGCGACCTCGAATCGACCACACTGTGGCTGCGGCATTCGATCATGCAGGCGCTGGCGACGGTGTCACGGCGCCCTGCCGACCGTTTCGGATGCTTTGTCGGCTACACCGCTGACGGCAGCCAGCACCTGGAGGAAGCCATGGTGCACGCCGGCTTCATGAGCAGGCTGGAGTCCGTCGTCGCGCGGAGCGAACTCGATGGCGAAGCTCGCGCCCGCTTGTCGGCAGCGGTCGATGAGATACTGTGCCGCAAGTATCCGCGCAGTGGACCGGATCCGTTGCGGTTCTTCCCACATCGCGTGGGGCTGGGCGCTATAGACGGAGTTCTTCCGCCCGGATCCGACCTGATGATGGTCGACACGGCCTGCTCTTCGTCGTTGTACGCGATAGACCTCGGAGTCAAGCGGCTGCTCGACGGTGATCACGACATTGTCGTCTGCGGCGGCGCTTTCGCGGTCGGCCCGCGGGGCTCGGTGCTGTTCGCGAAGCTCAGCGGGCTGTCGGAGCAAGGCCAAGTGCGTTCGCTGGATCGTGACAGTGACGGGGTGCTGTTCTCCGACGGCGCCGCCACCGTCGTCCTGAAGACGCTTCGACGTGCACGCGAAGACGGCGACCGGGTATTGGGCATGATCAAAGCCTTCGGCAGTTCGTCCGATGGCAAGGGCAAGGCTATCTACGCTCCCAGCGCGGTCGGGCAGAAACTGGCTATTCGTCGGGCGCTGGTCCGGGCGAACGAGCCGGGTCTCAGGCCGGATTGGGTTGTGGCGCATGCGACCGGAACGCCGGCAGGCGATCTGGCGGAGTTCACCACGCTGCGGGAAACGCTGGCGGGAGACCGGCCGGTGCTGGTCACTTCCAACAAGTCGGTCATCGGGCACACGGGCTGGGCCGCGGGCACCGCGTCGTTGATTCATGTGCTGCTGGCGATGCGTCACGGTGCAATTCCTCCGCAACACAACTATGCCGAGTCGCCGAAGGCATTCGGAATCGATTCCACGAACCTCGAAATCCCCACGGAGATAACGGAGTGGCCGGTGCATGCCGACGGCACCCCCCGTATCGCAGCGGTGTCCGGGTTCGGGTTCGGCGGCACCAATGCGCACCTCGTGGTGGAAGAACCATCGGACGTGGCCGCGGTTCGGGTGGTGGCGAGGGAAGAGTCCGCGCCGCGGACGCAACCCGAGCGCATCGCCGTCGTCGCCACCGCGAGTCTTTTTCCGGGCATGTGCGAACTGAGTGCATGGCAGGGCGCGCACGCCCGGGGCGAAGCCGATCTCTCCTTCGGAACCACGTATCCGCTTCCCCCACTGCACGAGGTGCGGATGCCGCCGCCGTCGGCGCGGGGGATCGACCGGTGTCAGTTGATGGTAATTCAATGTGCCGCGTCGATTCGACGACAGCTGGGCACGTTCTGGGAAGAAAATACAGAGGAAACCGGCGTCATTCTGGGACATTTCGGGGCCACGCATAACGCGACCCGCTACGCGGCTCGTTGCTATCTCGATGACCTCGGCTCGGCGTTTACCGAGGATGCGCTATCGAACGACGACGGCGTACTGCGTGGTCTCGTCGATGAGATCGCGGCCGAGGTGCGAGCGGCGGTTCCGGTGTCGAGTGAGGTGACCTTCCCGGGCATGATGCCCAATGTGATCCCGGCCAGGGTAGCCAACTATTTCGGGCTCAACGGCCTCAATATGACCGTCGATACCGGCTTCACATCGGTCTTGAGCGCAGTGTCGGTTGCCGAGAAGTATCTCCGGCACGGAGATATCAAGGTGGCGCTGGTCGGCGGCACGAATGGGAACTCGACACCCGAGATTCGCCGGTTGATCGGCGAGGCGCTGCCGGCCGGGACCTCCCTGGCCGAGGCGACGTTGTTGATGGGGCTGACCACCGAGAGCGTCGCGGTGGCGGCAGGACTGCCGATCCTCGGTTTCCTCGACGCAGACGAGTCCGCGCCCGCCGCGGCTGGAAGCCAGATGATTTGTGGCGCAGAGCATCCGGGAAGGACCGCATGCTTCCTCGGCGCCGAAGGGGCCGTCGGCATCTTGGAGGCTCTCGAACATGTCGAGCGGTCGGGCAGCACGGTTGTGGTGTGCCGAGGTGAGGACGGGGTATCCGACCTCGCGTTGCGCGTATGTGGTCCGGCCCCGGTGGAGCCGGCCGACAAGGTGCGGCCGTATACGTGGCGCCTCGTCCCGGAGCCCGGCGCTGAGACCACGGCAGGTGTTCCCTTCTGGCCGGCAGCTCCCACCATCGTGATCACCGATATTCCGGCGAGGTTGGCCGACATCGAACTGCCCGGCTCGACAGTGGTGCTGTCGACCACCGAGCCGCCGGACGGTAGCGGGTTCGTCTTCATCCCGGAGGTCACCGCGACGGCCGTGGCGGACGCGCTCACACTTGTGGATGCGGAGTGCCGCGTGCGTCATGTTCGTTTGATCACCAGTGCGGCGGTCGATCTGGACCAGCACCCGGGAGCGGAGCGAATCGGCTCTTCCCGAACCCTGCACGATCTGTTGTTTCTCCTTGTACAGCATCGTGCCGATACGATGCGCGGTGACGACTCGAGTCATATCGGATTGCTGTTGGACGCGATGACAGCCGGCACACCGCATCCGCTGGTGGGGTTGTTCACCGGATTCTTCAAGGTGTTGCATCTCGAGCGTCCGGACAGCATGGTCTTCGCGCTGGTGACCGACGACGGCGATTGTGCGCGCGCGTGCGAGGTGGCCGCGCGCGAGTCGACCCTGAATCGCGTGCTGCCGGTCACCTACTACCAGGGTGTGGAGCGATTCGTCGCCGAGTTGGCGGTGCCGCCCGTGATGGAGGCCGGTGACAGTCGCGGTTCCCTCCAGGATGGTTCGGTCGTCGTCGCGGTTGGTGGCGGCAGGGGCATCACGGCTGAGCTTCTGGTGGCCCTGGCCCGCGAGACGAAGGTGGTGTGCTACGTCCTGGGGAGCACCGAGATGGACGGGTCGGCGTCGTCCTATCTCGACATGAGTGCTGCCGACTTCGCTGCGGGGCGAGCGGACTTCATTCGCCGGAATCTGAATCCCGGGGCGGGGCGGACAGTCGGTGATGTGAATCGGGAGTACGACCGGATCGGTAGTGCTCGCGTCACTGCGTCGAACCTGGCACGTATCGGTGAGCACGGCGCGAAGGTGCGATACCTCCGCTGTGACATCACCGATGAGGTCCAGGTGAAATCCGTTATGGATCAGGTCATTTCGGAGTCCGGGCAGATCGACCTCCTGATCAATGCGGCGGGTCTGAACCAGTCGGCACCTATTCACGCCAAGAAATTTGCCGACTTCCGCAGGATTCGCGATGTGAAGCTACAGGGCTACTTGCACCTGAAACGGGCACTGGCCGGCCGGACACCGCGCATGTGGTGCAATTTCGGCTCTCTGCTGGGGATTACCGGCCAGGTAGGCGAAGCGGACTATGCTTCGGCCAATGATTTTCTCGGAACGGCCGCTGGTTTCCAGGATCGGGTGGTAGGAGCCGACGAGTTCACCATGGGCTGGACACTGTGGGGCGAGGTCGGGCTGGGAGCGGACGAGCTGACGAGGGCATACTTCGACAAGACCGGTTATTACTCGAATATGTCTACGTCCGAAGGGATTCGGCACTTCCTGCATGCTGTGGGTCTGCCTGCCCGCGAACCGTACGTCGGATATCTGGGTGACGCGGAGTGCGCGACCGTCGAATCGCTCTTGCCGGGTTTGGTGCGGTCCGCGGGCGCCCCGTTCTTCCTCGATAGATGCGTCGAAAAGGGTGTTGCTGACGGCCTGCCTTGGGCGATATTCGAGCGAGAGTTCTCGCAGTCCCGAGATCCGTACCTGAAGCACCACTGCGTCAACGGCGTGCCGACGCTGCCTGGGGCGTTCTATGCCGAGATCGCCTCGGAGGCGGCAGCAGCTGTCCTGCCGGAACTGCGCGTGCACGCGTTGGAGGATTTGGCGTTCCATCATTTCCTGAAGCTGCCGCATGCGGATCGGCGGCAGCTCAAGCGAGTGACCGCCACCGTCGTCGAGTGGAGTCCGGCACAGGGGCATGCGGTTGTGCACGTCACGGTGACAGGCGATGTCACGGCTCCGAACGGCACGGTTCTGGTGCAGGACAGACCCCACGCCACCGCCAAGGTTCACCTCGCGGCGCAACTTCCACCAGCGCCGGACTGGAACGAGTGGTATCAGGCCGAGGAACTGTCCGTGATCGATCCGTACCATCACCCGGCGGCGCCGATCTCGTTGACGCACGAGTTCGTCTCCACTCGTGATCCCAGAATTCATCCGCTCGGCAAGAGGTCGACTTACCGGGCCGGCGTCCCAGCTTCGGACGGGGTCTACAGCCGGTTCGGCGTGCCGGTGGTCCTGTTGGACGGACTGTTGCGCACCGGTGTTCTCACCGAAGGCGATGACGGAAGGCTCCCGATCGCCGCGGTGCTGCGGATCGGCCGGGTCGATCTCTTCGAGCGTACGAACGACGCGCTGCTCGGTGCGGAGTCCGGCACGGTCGACCTATATGCGATGTTGCCGAACCCATCGGCGGACGGCCACACCGCAGGAACGGACAACAGATTTGTCGCCGCACGGCGCGGCGGGCCGATTCTGCTCCAGCTCAGCGACATCGACTGGTCATTGGCCGGGTATCTGGATATTGCCTCGGGTGCTGTCATACCGCCGCCGGTCGGCACCGCGGCCTCGAGCGCCGCCAGGCTCAACAACAACGGCGTGACAGCGGCTCTGCCGCGCCGGGGAGGACAATAG
- a CDS encoding acyltransferase domain-containing protein, giving the protein MTEKVAIQFPGQGANFDGALENLCDTYQEAKSVLTEIDTVAESFLGESLSSWIGGGKSASGTGSDPLATDMMQIVMYSTAVATFRILRSRGVAPTVLLGHSVGEIAALVSAGAFTVAEGAELMCHRVAALRSAQVEDGYMAALRADRQTTAGLLALLQDPDTVIAAENHDLQTVVSGRRVTMDKIAKVAGALDVAFHPLRSPYPFHSPLLSAAAVDFERRIRHIRQRPTEIDVFSPILGRIYQPSDDLTAALSEHLVRPVGYAGAVREVYATGVGMFVESGGLDALTKIAGRVLEGRRHQAMAVLTPTHPISDALDALAVAGVATTGSADLSPRNLLLPELDSAEFSEFWRDRGARVVEFARLEYAAAMRDRADGEPSQEFSSSTADVPAAPAPSNEPGRRPEVIDSLVTMYAEALEYPTEVFEEDTDLEGELGVDSVKQMELLARVSDRFGLPPRPADFGVSEHNTLGRIADLVLAAG; this is encoded by the coding sequence ATGACCGAGAAAGTTGCGATTCAGTTTCCCGGACAGGGAGCCAATTTCGATGGTGCGCTGGAGAATCTCTGCGACACGTACCAGGAGGCGAAATCCGTACTCACCGAGATCGACACCGTAGCCGAGTCCTTTCTGGGTGAATCGCTGTCGTCCTGGATCGGCGGTGGGAAGTCCGCGAGCGGCACCGGTTCGGACCCGCTCGCCACCGACATGATGCAGATCGTCATGTACAGCACCGCTGTGGCGACGTTCCGTATTCTGCGGTCCCGGGGGGTGGCGCCGACAGTGCTGCTCGGACACAGTGTCGGTGAGATCGCCGCTCTCGTCAGCGCGGGCGCGTTCACCGTTGCCGAGGGCGCCGAGCTGATGTGTCACCGGGTTGCCGCGCTGCGTTCCGCCCAGGTCGAGGACGGTTACATGGCCGCCCTGCGCGCCGACCGTCAGACGACTGCCGGCCTCCTGGCGCTGCTGCAGGACCCGGATACCGTCATCGCCGCGGAGAATCACGACCTGCAGACCGTGGTATCCGGCCGCCGGGTGACCATGGACAAGATCGCGAAGGTGGCAGGCGCCCTGGATGTGGCCTTCCATCCGTTGCGGTCGCCCTACCCTTTCCACAGCCCGCTCTTGAGCGCGGCGGCGGTCGATTTCGAACGACGAATACGGCATATCAGGCAACGGCCGACCGAAATCGATGTCTTCTCGCCCATTCTGGGGCGAATCTATCAACCGTCGGACGATCTGACCGCCGCGTTGTCCGAGCATCTGGTTCGGCCGGTGGGCTACGCCGGTGCCGTCCGCGAGGTGTACGCCACCGGTGTCGGAATGTTCGTAGAGAGCGGCGGGCTCGACGCCCTGACCAAGATTGCCGGCAGGGTGCTGGAAGGCCGCAGGCACCAAGCGATGGCTGTGCTGACGCCGACGCATCCGATATCGGACGCGCTCGACGCATTGGCCGTTGCGGGCGTGGCGACAACGGGCTCCGCAGATCTCTCGCCGCGGAATCTTCTTCTGCCGGAACTGGATTCGGCGGAATTCTCGGAGTTCTGGCGGGACCGGGGTGCGCGGGTGGTCGAATTTGCGCGCCTCGAATACGCGGCGGCGATGCGCGACAGGGCGGATGGCGAACCGTCACAAGAGTTTTCATCCAGTACAGCCGACGTTCCCGCAGCGCCTGCGCCATCGAACGAACCCGGCCGCCGACCGGAGGTTATCGACTCGCTCGTGACGATGTACGCGGAGGCTTTGGAATACCCGACCGAGGTTTTCGAAGAGGACACCGACCTGGAAGGCGAACTGGGTGTCGACTCGGTCAAACAGATGGAATTGCTGGCGCGGGTGAGCGACCGATTCGGACTTCCTCCCCGGCCGGCTGATTTCGGGGTATCGGAACACAACACCCTGGGGCGCATCGCCGATCTCGTTCTTGCGGCGGGTTAG